A DNA window from Gigantopelta aegis isolate Gae_Host chromosome 4, Gae_host_genome, whole genome shotgun sequence contains the following coding sequences:
- the LOC121370020 gene encoding neuropeptide-like protein 29 — MIKAVIIALVACLAIAAANPFYGYGYGIPVHYGIGIGYGHGMGYGYGIGMGYGHGMGYGHGMGYGHGMYGGFGLGFGYGGFGHGIGMYGGYGIGHGFGHGIGMYGKCFDSIQ, encoded by the exons ATGATAAAAGCCGTTATCATCGCTCTTGTTGCCTGTCTGGCTATTGCCGCCGCCAATCCATTCTACGGATACGGATACGGCATTCCTGTCCATTACGGTATTGGTATCGGGTACGGACATGGTATGGGATACGGATACGGTATTGGTATGGGATACGGACATGGTATGGGATACGGACATGGTATGGGATACGGACATGGTATGTATGGAGGTTTCGGTCTGGGATTCGGATACGGAGGATTCGGTCACGGGATTGGAATGTACGGAGGATACGGCATTGGACACGGCTTCGGACATGGAATCGGAATGTATGGCAAAT GTTTTGACTCGATACAATAG
- the LOC121371930 gene encoding neuroglobin-like — MDGIEFAVNCVDDLPKLNKFLLMLGKHHQQYGVPIKVLEKLWSSLDYSFDKHLQPETYNRDARKAWTSFFSHIISVMKTAMNNTV, encoded by the exons ATGGACGGCATTGAATTTGCTGTCAACTGTGTGGATGATCTACCCAAACTCAACAAGTTCCTGCTGATGCTGGGCAAGCACCACCAGCAGTATGGGGTTCCAATTAAAGTGTTGGAG AAATTGTGGTCATCCTTGGACTATTCATTCGATAAACATTTACAACCAGAAACCTATAACAGAGACGCTAGGAAAGCGTGGACGAGTTTCTTTTCTCATATTATCAGTGTGATGAAAACTGCAATGAATAATACGGTGTAA